In a single window of the Luteolibacter yonseiensis genome:
- a CDS encoding carbon-nitrogen hydrolase, giving the protein MPRLALLQSGTFPTKAESFDHHETLIRQAAAGGAQIVVTQELFLTPYFCTVQDPSLFDLADTLPGPVTDRLGKLAGKLGIVLVSSLFEHRGPGLYHNTAAIHDADGSLMGLYRKSHIPQDPAFEEKFYFTPGDSGWPVWDTKFGKIGVLICWDQWYPEAARLMALGGAQILVYPTAIGWLPEEKPTLGDAQHCAWETVQRGHAVANGCYLAAVNRTGTQGDTEFWGRSFVANPYGELVAKASTEREEILYHDLDFQAVEDFRRIWPFFRDRRIDGYGDLTKRWR; this is encoded by the coding sequence ATGCCACGCCTCGCCCTGCTTCAATCCGGCACCTTCCCCACCAAGGCCGAATCGTTCGATCACCACGAAACTCTCATCCGCCAGGCCGCCGCCGGTGGCGCGCAAATCGTCGTCACCCAGGAACTTTTCCTCACTCCTTATTTCTGTACTGTTCAGGATCCATCCCTGTTCGATCTCGCCGACACCCTTCCCGGCCCTGTCACCGACCGGCTTGGAAAACTCGCCGGGAAACTTGGCATCGTGCTTGTTTCCTCGCTCTTCGAGCATCGCGGCCCCGGCCTTTATCACAATACCGCGGCCATCCACGATGCAGACGGGTCCCTGATGGGTCTATACCGGAAGAGCCACATTCCGCAGGATCCCGCGTTCGAAGAAAAATTCTATTTCACCCCCGGCGACAGCGGTTGGCCTGTCTGGGATACGAAGTTCGGGAAAATCGGCGTGCTCATCTGTTGGGACCAATGGTATCCCGAAGCCGCCCGTCTGATGGCTCTCGGCGGTGCGCAGATCCTCGTTTATCCCACCGCCATCGGCTGGCTGCCGGAGGAAAAGCCGACTCTCGGAGATGCCCAGCATTGCGCATGGGAAACCGTGCAGCGCGGCCACGCCGTCGCCAACGGCTGCTACCTCGCCGCGGTGAACCGCACCGGCACCCAGGGCGACACCGAGTTCTGGGGCCGCTCCTTTGTCGCGAATCCCTACGGAGAACTCGTCGCCAAGGCCTCCACCGAGCGTGAGGAAATCCTTTATCACGACCTCGATTTCCAAGCGGTGGAAGATTTCCGCCGCATCTGGCCCTTTTTCCGGGACCGGAGGATCGATGGATATGGTGATCTGACCAAACGTTGGAGATAA